DNA sequence from the Anaerolineales bacterium genome:
CTCCATGACCAGGATCTCATCCACCTGATCCAGGCCGGTCGGGTCATGGGTGATCAGGATCAAGGCTCGCTCCCCGAGGGCTCGCCATAGGTTGTCGAGCACCCGGCCGGCCGTGACCGGATCGAGGCCAGCCGTAGGCTCGTCCAGCAGCAGGATTGGGGCGGGCCGTGCCAGCGCTCGCGCCAGTGCCAGGCGCTGGCGCTCGCCGGCGCTGAGGGCGGTGCCGTACTCACCGACCCAGGCCTCCAGCCCATCCGGTAGGGCATCCACCCGCTCCTTGAGACCAGCCAGCTCGAGGGCAAGCTCGATCTCCGCCGAAGACACTCCCGGCTGCTGCAGGCGAATGTTCTCTCCGACAGTGGCTGAGAAGAGATAGGGCGGTTGAAGCAGGCTGGAGAATAGCTGGCGGATGGCCGCCGGCTGCAGCCGGCGCACGTCTTGCTCGTTCACCTGAATGCATCCAGCATCCACCTCCCAGAAGCGGAGAAGCAGGTGGGCCAGCGTGCTCTTGCCAGAGCCGCTGGCCCCCAGGATCGCCAGGCGCCGTCCGGGGACAAGGTCGAAGGAAACATCGGAGAGCACCGGACGAGCATCTCCCGGGTAGTGGAAGCTGAGGTGTTCGACCCGAAGCGATCGGAAGGGCGCATCGAGCAGGCCGCCTGGGCCCTCGTCGATCTCCGGCTCGGCCTCGACGATCTCGATCAGCCTCGCCGCGGCCTGCCTTGACGTAGCGGATTGTTCGGCCGCCGCAGGCAGGGCGCCGACCGGCTCGTAGCTGGCCAGAACGCCCAGCGCGACCGAAGCCAGGAACACGCCATTCAGACTGCCCTGCCGGACCAGCGGCGTGAGCAGTGCGAGGGTCGCCAGACACGCCAGGACGCCCAGGCAGGTGCTGGCGGCGCTCACCAGAGCCAGTGTGCGCGACCGGCGCGTTTGCGTGTGCGCCAGTTCCGTCCCCAACGCTGCCACCTGGCTCCCCCATTCGGCTTCCAGCCCGTAGACCAGCCAATCCTCGATCCCCTGCAGAGCCTCCACCACCGTAGCCTGCATCCGGCTGCGGGCATCGACCAGCCGGGCGGCGTTCGAGCGGGTCAGGCGCTGCGCCAGCCACGCCAGGCCGATCCCGCCCAGGCACGCCAGGATCAGGTTGAGGGCGGCCAATGCCGGGGACAGCCCGCACAAGACCAGGGCGGTCAGGAGTGCCACCAGCAGGGCGACCACCGGAGGCGCCACCGCCCGCAAGAAGAACTCCTGCAGCATCTCGATGTCGGAAAGGATGCGCGCCAGCAGGTCACCGCTGCGGAACCCGAGCAGGCGAGCCGGGGCCAGAGGTTCCAGCGAGACGAAGAACCACAGCCGGAGGCGCGCCAACAGGGCGAAGGTGGCGTGGTGCGAGGCCAGGCGCTCGGCGTACCGCAGCAACCCCCGGCTAATGCCGAACAAACGCAGGGCGACAATGGCCACCTGCAGCTCTGCGATCGATGGACGAAGGGCGGCAGCCGAGATCACGTAGGCGGAGGCCGCCATCAAAGCAACTCCACTGATGACGGTCAGCACACCCAGCGCCGCCGCCAGCGCCATCCACCCGATGACCGGGCGCGCCACCCCGAGCAGCCGAACCTCGGCCGCCCACGGCTGCCCCCGGTGAACTATGCCGGACAGCCGACGGCCCAGGCGAGGGGAGAGCGGCTCGATCGGAGTGGACAGGGTGGGCGGCAGCGACATCGAGGGCTATCCCTGATCGTAGGCTGCAACCAGCTGCGGGTAGATCCTGCCGCTCTTGGCCAGGAGCGAGGGCTGACCGCATTCGACCGGTGTGCCATCGGCCAGGACCAGCACCTGATCGCAGGGCGGAAGCCCAGCCAGGCGGTGAGCGATCAGAATCAGAGTGCGGTCGGCGGGAAGGGCTTCCAGCGAGTCCCGGACGTGGGCCTCCAAGTCAGCATCGAGGAGTGCCGTCGGCTCATCGAGGATCCAGAGCGGTGCGTCCCGCAGGAACGCCCGGGTCAGGCCGATGCGCTTGACTTCGCCGGCGCTCAGCCGGATGCCCGCCGCGCCGACCCGGGTGTCGTAGCCCTCGGGGAGAGAAGCGATGAACGCCTCGGC
Encoded proteins:
- the cydC gene encoding thiol reductant ABC exporter subunit CydC codes for the protein MSLPPTLSTPIEPLSPRLGRRLSGIVHRGQPWAAEVRLLGVARPVIGWMALAAALGVLTVISGVALMAASAYVISAAALRPSIAELQVAIVALRLFGISRGLLRYAERLASHHATFALLARLRLWFFVSLEPLAPARLLGFRSGDLLARILSDIEMLQEFFLRAVAPPVVALLVALLTALVLCGLSPALAALNLILACLGGIGLAWLAQRLTRSNAARLVDARSRMQATVVEALQGIEDWLVYGLEAEWGSQVAALGTELAHTQTRRSRTLALVSAASTCLGVLACLATLALLTPLVRQGSLNGVFLASVALGVLASYEPVGALPAAAEQSATSRQAAARLIEIVEAEPEIDEGPGGLLDAPFRSLRVEHLSFHYPGDARPVLSDVSFDLVPGRRLAILGASGSGKSTLAHLLLRFWEVDAGCIQVNEQDVRRLQPAAIRQLFSSLLQPPYLFSATVGENIRLQQPGVSSAEIELALELAGLKERVDALPDGLEAWVGEYGTALSAGERQRLALARALARPAPILLLDEPTAGLDPVTAGRVLDNLWRALGERALILITHDPTGLDQVDEILVME